GGGAACATGCACTGCCAGCAAATATCGGTCACCGGGTTGAGCACCTTACCCTTGCAGGCACCGCCTGCCCCGTAGGCAACCGGTACTGTTAGAAAGAGCGTGACCAATGCGATGATAGTTATGTTATTGCTCAGGTTCATCCTCATACCGCACCTTGAATTCGGACCCTTCGTCCGTGATTATGATGGCAGCTCCGTTGCTTCCGGTCTGATATCGACCGACAGATCCTTTGCCACTATTTGAACTGCCATTGGCCTGTAGTTGCTCTGGCGAAACAGCACCCCAGTCGTGGGCACGGAATCTACTCTGCACTGCCAGCAACTCTTCCATGAATTTCCCGTTACTGCTGAAGTCATCCATAACTTTTCGCGACAGGACAAATTGCTTACCTCTATCTGTATCTGAAGATTCCGAGGACTTGCTGGTGACAGCCCTCCCTGCTTTGGCAACCCAGTTGACCGGTGCCAGAATGAGTGCTGCCACGGACGGTAGCCGAGTCGTTTCTTCTACGTTTGTCCAGGATTCGTGTGAGCAGCCGACGCAAAGCGTCATGACGCCAGCTATACAGAGTGATTGAGCAATAAGTGAATTCATGGGGTTCCTTTCCTGTTTTGTGACGATCTGGCCGCTGCCTTTGTCTTACCAACCGGCAGCGCCACTTCAGTTATCTCCATCAAACGTCCCTTCTGTTTGATGACCGATGGCACGGCCTGCAGTTTCAGTCGTTCGATTATCTTCCGGTCGGCATAGAACAATGGACGGCTGATCCGCTTCGATACGGCCCCGAAACTCCCCTCGGTCAGGAGGAGCGTTACATCGAGTCGCTTGTCATATTCGGAGGCAGCAAACCACTTCACCTGATCCGGGTCAGTGCCGTTGATGACAACCAGCGTTTTCGGATAGGTCACGTAATCGAGCGGGTTGAAGGTGTAACCCTTGGGGTAAAGAATCCCTCCCTTGCCGTCTGGTACGTCGATCTCAGTGGCATAGGTCATGTCAACCGGGAAGCTCCGGTTCCGCATTGCTCGCGGCAGACTCGCCTTGTCCGGTGGTCCCTGGTAATTCTCGATCTTGCGCTTGTCCAGCACCTTGTTCCAGTCCACTTGCCGGGCCCGTTCTTCGATCTCGGCCAGGGCATCCCGCTCCGTGATTCGGTACGTGGTTCCGTAAGTACCAATCACCTTGGCTTGCGCCGACGAAATACCAAGCACCAGCGCTATCACTGCCAATCCTGTGCGCCTGATCATTTCGGCGTCGCCTGGTACTTGTTCTGGATGTTTTGCATGATGGTCTGTTGTGAACCATCAATCTTGGTAGCAAGATCCTTCTGTACGTCTTCGAAGTATTCCGAAAGATCGATCCTCGAAAAATCCAGTGCCTGGAATTCGTCTGGCGTAAAGCCGCGGCAGTTGGGTGCTTCTGGTACACCCCAGCCGCCGTTCGGCTGAAATGATTGCAGTTGCGGTCTCCCTTGTTCATGTATGATCCTCGCCATTTTCGAGTTGAAGCAGCAGAAACTCTTGGCCTTCTGCACACATCCCACCAACGGCCATTTCTTCTGGCAGTAGTCCCCCACGTAGTGGCACTGTTTGCCTTCTTTCTGCATCCCGGTCTGAATGTCACCCTGATCACATCCGCTTCCCATCAGCACTTTCATTACTACCAGGACGACTACTGCGATGATAATGGTGGCTGGGTTGAACAGGGCAGCGGCATATGCCTGCAATCCGGCTCCAAGGGCAGAAGCTCCTGTCGCTCCGCTGGCCATGGTTGCGTATGCACCTGTTGCTGCCGCTCCTGACAGGGTCGTGGTAGTTCCGGCAGCGGATACAACTGTCATGGAGGTGACTGCACCGGTAGCAGTGGTAGATATCGCCGAAATCTGCGCAGCACCGGTCACAAGTGCGTTGCCGTAATAGGCGACCTGACCGATTTCATAGGCCATCTGAATGCCCTGAACCGCTGTCGAGATGCTGCTGCCGGTATCTTCCGAAGCCACCTTGTCGCTCTCGCAGCAGTTGTTGAGGTACCCGACCGTCATACCGGGGGGACGGCAACGCGACGCTTTTCCGTTGAAGATGTAGATCTGGCCGAGACAATTGCCATTTGCATCTTTCGGCCCGTCATCCTGAAGCATTGACTCGTCGAGAGTGGTCGTCACCTCAGACCCGGGCGCTCCAGGATTGAAACAGGGGTTCGGGGAGCACTGCATCTTGTTCTGGTATTCCATGCAAGCATACTGAGTCCCGAGCGGACAGGTATTGAACCCCTCGAAGCAGCTGTCCTTCTGCGGATTGTAGATACCGGCGGCGCTGCAAATCGGCACCGCCTCGCACTTGCCGATGGGAAACGGTGTGTATGTTGTTCCCGCCGGGCAGTCGTGCTGGACTTCGGAAACGCACTTATCAAGCGTGGTTGAAAAAGTAGTGGTAGCGGCCTGGGAGAAGGTTGGGTCCTTGGGACAGGTAACAGGTTGAAGGCACTTGAAGTCAGCCTGACTCCAGCCGTAGGTGCCGCAATTGCGGGTCAGCGTGGCCTGGCAGACGTTGAGGCTCGCGTCATAAGCACCATTGGCGCATACCGGCGACGAGAAGCAGAGATTGGCGGCAGCATCAAAGGAGTAGGTGCCGCAGTCCCTGGTAATGGTTGCTTCGCAGAGGTCAGTTGTGGTGTTTAGGGTGCCGTTCGGACAGGAAGGCACAAGAATACACAGCCCGCTGGCGCTGTCATAGGTTCCCTGGGTGCAGGTTGGCGTATAAGCGGCCCAGCAGACATCCATGTTTGGGTCGAAGTTGCCGCCTGAACAGGTCGGGTTAGTTGCAGAAAGGCACTGATTACCATTGATGAGAGCCTGACCGGCAGGACAGACCATCTGAGTCGAAGCCATCGTGAATGCCCCGGATAACATCCAATCACTTGCCGGTGACCCATCGGCACAATAACGATCCATGAAGTAGTAGCTGCAATTGCCGACGCTATCGCATTGCAACGCCGACAGAGCGTAACCGGTACTGGTCAGCTCGGTTCTTGCCAAGAGACTGAGGGGGGACTGAATCGTAATAGCGTCAGAGCCGAGGCAACAGTAATTTGCAGCAACATTCACCTGCCCCTGGGGGCCATTGGGGCAGGAGATACTTACATTGCAGCAGGAGTCTGCATAAGGTGCGCAAAGAAACGATTGAGGACTGCAGGATAAAACCTGTTGTGCGCTGGCACCGGTGATGGCGTCACATTTGTTTGTGACCACATTGTACGTGGTGCCTGCCGGGCATTCGGGAGCTTTTTCGCAGCGCCCCCGGGAACTGTTATAGCTGTAGCCTCCCGGACAAGATGGCACGAAGGGTTGGACGCAGAGATTGTACGAGGCGTTGTAGCTGCCATAGGTACAAATAGGCGACCGTTCGCACTTGCCTGTCGAACCGTTGTAGGCGTAGCCATTGGCAGTGTCGCAGACCGGCATCCATGCTTTTTCGCACCGATCTTTTGCCGCAATGAACGCTCCTCCGTCAGTGCATGTTGCCGACTTCACACAACGGTCGTAGGTCTGACTGGCCGGGTTGGCGTCATAGGAATAGCCAACGGGACAATCGTTTTGAACCAGTTTCTCACAGCGGTCGGCAACCGGATTGAAGGTTCCGTTTTCCGGACAGGTCACTGCCTTGATGCATTTGTCGATACCAGAGTCCCAGGTGTAGCCGCTGCCGCACACGTTCTGGGCTGTGGCCTGACACATGTCACGAGTTGTCTCCAGAGTAGAGCCAGCCGGACAGACTGGTGCGGTAAAGGTTTCAACGCATTCCGTGGAACCGACCGGGCAGAATTGTCCTTGAGTCGTCTGAATGCAGTTGGCTGTTTCTCCCGGGTCACCGGCATAGCCGTTGTTATTCAGATCCTGACCGCACATGATGTTGTTGATGGCATTGGGATCAGGTGGTGGCGGGGGAGGTGGCGGCGGTGGCGGAGTGATCGTGCCGGGATCAATGTACGACAGGGCACAGTCGAGCTTGCCGGAAAATTCGACGATCTGTGAGCTTCTTGTCCCATCGAGACCGCTGGACCAAATCCCGTCACTACCCATGACGACTGCCTGCGGGTCCTGTCCGGTATAGGCGCCAGCAGCCGGCCACTTCGTGAATGGAAGTCCCGATCCGTCAATGGCGTTGAATCCGACAGGCCCGAACTCTTTCCAGGCGTCAATGTAGGTGCTCTTATCCGAGGTTGCTGTCCCCAGATACGCGCCATAGCGCTTGATCAGGAAATCCAGTGTCTGCTGGCTGTCCACACTGACCGGCTTGGCCGCCCCGAACTGTCCAAGAGACAACATCCTCTTGAGCGAGGCCGTGTCGGTACCGGTCATCAGGTACTCACGGCTGATATTCGCCGAAAAGTCGAAATAGATGTCGGGAAGCGACTGGCTGCCACTGACAGCTGATTTGGCGATGGCGTAGGTTTTGCCGTTGAATTCGGTGAAGAACGCCAGGGCATCACTGTAACGATAGGTGGTACCCGTGGTGATGGAGTCCTGGCAACTGACAACGGCCTGAGCCGTGGTGGTTACTCCGGAAAGGGAGAGCAGGAGAACGGCATAGAGAACTGAGTAGGCAATACGGAATAGCATCTGGTTTACCTCGACTGCATCGGCTGCTTCTGGCCGCTGGAACAGATATTGTCCTTGCCTGCCAGCCTGAGCGTCTGGATGACCGTGGCAGCTTCGGCAAACTCGTTGATGCACTGGCAATCGATAACGATTTCTTCGCCCGGGTCGGCAGGACAGCTGTTGTTGATGCAGGTCTTGTAGAAAATGTCATAGGACTGTGCCGGTACCCGCATGTCGGTGACATTTCCGGTCGTCGTCACCTGGGTGTCGGTCTTGGCGATGCGGGTCTTGCAGGCCACTTCACATTCGGACGCCGGGTCACGTTGTGGCAGGTTGATACTGCCGTTGGCAATGTTCCACCCCGTAGGGCCGAGTCGTGGGTCCTGGAACGTCAGATTCGCTGTGTTGTCGCTGGCAGAGGAGACCACCTTCCCGAAACGAGTTGCCACATCAGAGAAGTCGTATTGCTGACTGCCGCAGACATAGGTACGCTTCTTGTGCCACCAGTCCCGGCAGATCTTGTTGGTACCCACCTGGCCGGTGAAATTCTTACAGGAAGGAAGTTGGTTGAAACCGGTTGGATTAAAGTTCTGGTAAGTCACGACACCATCGATATCCTCTTCCTTCAAGCGACAGTCCGGATCGTTGGCCAGGGAGGCGCACTTATCCTCAACCCCTTCGGTGTAAGTGTCCTCCTTGAAGTCGAAGAAATAGCTCCAGTCGAACGAGACACCTTGAGCACCCTTTGCCGGACAGACAATGCCGGTCTGCACTGATGTGTCGAATCCGTTGATGACTCCGTCCACGGATGCCGAAGCGGAATTGCAGCCGCCGCCACTCATGTTGTTCATGTTGAAGTTGGCGGACATAAGCTGGCCGAGCTTGGCCGGGTCTGGTGTGGACACGGTGACGGGTTTAACTGTATGCCAGCCATCTCCGCCCGGACTGCCGCCGCAGTTGTTGTGGGCCGCTCCCGGTCCTCCCGGGCCGGTATCCAGGTATTCCAATTGATAGGTTAGATCATCGACCTTATGAA
Above is a window of Trichlorobacter lovleyi SZ DNA encoding:
- the traN gene encoding conjugal transfer protein TraN; the protein is MLFRIAYSVLYAVLLLSLSGVTTTAQAVVSCQDSITTGTTYRYSDALAFFTEFNGKTYAIAKSAVSGSQSLPDIYFDFSANISREYLMTGTDTASLKRMLSLGQFGAAKPVSVDSQQTLDFLIKRYGAYLGTATSDKSTYIDAWKEFGPVGFNAIDGSGLPFTKWPAAGAYTGQDPQAVVMGSDGIWSSGLDGTRSSQIVEFSGKLDCALSYIDPGTITPPPPPPPPPPPDPNAINNIMCGQDLNNNGYAGDPGETANCIQTTQGQFCPVGSTECVETFTAPVCPAGSTLETTRDMCQATAQNVCGSGYTWDSGIDKCIKAVTCPENGTFNPVADRCEKLVQNDCPVGYSYDANPASQTYDRCVKSATCTDGGAFIAAKDRCEKAWMPVCDTANGYAYNGSTGKCERSPICTYGSYNASYNLCVQPFVPSCPGGYSYNSSRGRCEKAPECPAGTTYNVVTNKCDAITGASAQQVLSCSPQSFLCAPYADSCCNVSISCPNGPQGQVNVAANYCCLGSDAITIQSPLSLLARTELTSTGYALSALQCDSVGNCSYYFMDRYCADGSPASDWMLSGAFTMASTQMVCPAGQALINGNQCLSATNPTCSGGNFDPNMDVCWAAYTPTCTQGTYDSASGLCILVPSCPNGTLNTTTDLCEATITRDCGTYSFDAAANLCFSSPVCANGAYDASLNVCQATLTRNCGTYGWSQADFKCLQPVTCPKDPTFSQAATTTFSTTLDKCVSEVQHDCPAGTTYTPFPIGKCEAVPICSAAGIYNPQKDSCFEGFNTCPLGTQYACMEYQNKMQCSPNPCFNPGAPGSEVTTTLDESMLQDDGPKDANGNCLGQIYIFNGKASRCRPPGMTVGYLNNCCESDKVASEDTGSSISTAVQGIQMAYEIGQVAYYGNALVTGAAQISAISTTATGAVTSMTVVSAAGTTTTLSGAAATGAYATMASGATGASALGAGLQAYAAALFNPATIIIAVVVLVVMKVLMGSGCDQGDIQTGMQKEGKQCHYVGDYCQKKWPLVGCVQKAKSFCCFNSKMARIIHEQGRPQLQSFQPNGGWGVPEAPNCRGFTPDEFQALDFSRIDLSEYFEDVQKDLATKIDGSQQTIMQNIQNKYQATPK